One region of Cinclus cinclus chromosome 1, bCinCin1.1, whole genome shotgun sequence genomic DNA includes:
- the TNFRSF11A gene encoding tumor necrosis factor receptor superfamily member 11A encodes MPVPSGGCWLLLLCLAAAGKQLSLQITLPCESEQHYEYSGRCCRKCEPGKYLSARCTATSDSVCQPCGPNEYMDVWNEEDKCLLHKICDQGKALREVNPGNSTFQRQCACTMGYHWSEDCDCCQRNTMCAPGLGVKPPVQQDRDTMCIPCPRGYFSKVFSSTDECKSWTNCTALGMEESVPGTDKSDAVCKERKMPEPSEDGTNRILYMLIVILFFVTLISIVVFIVYYKKKGKKLTADLQNWANEVCSQIKGTKEPPRDAFVSVNTTNAAVPQTAEGASLLVPSGSPVPGNSCCTSGHTPCRNESSSTEPCEAGEFSVVTETDDYQFPPVPTEDEYMDKDLNNTDYLSLLSRTASKTVSSFSEPMEAGENDSLNQYFSGIGSTEDVSVSQGFHPPSSTDGARIATDQLLQKSCQHAHSCLKETCNKDTDHFATNCDSEKICVRCGILYRESPRKCSKSYCAAADSTFTSPETGSCAQCTCGLNFVSAGQSTLANDLGVEDAPSDSTNMKYQNTNRSTSGTHRSTSGTNSSTSDLPPASGNVTGNSNSTFISSGQVMNFKGDIIVVYLSQNSQEGAAASGLSEENVGSPVQEENLSRCETFAGNAQHYKEKCAELQGAHPAPGSRGPRWPGGALEQERGPSCGGQASQPIQEEGKLGHFSEKVLN; translated from the exons CTGTCACTACAAATCACTCTGCCGTGTGAGAGCGAACAACACTATGAGTACTCTGGACGGTGCTGCAGGAAGTGTGAGCCAG GGAAGTATTTGTCTGCTAGATGCACTGCTACTTCTGATAGCGTTTGCCAGCCGTGTGGCCCAAATGAGTATATGGATGTCTGGAATGAAGAAGATAAATGCTTACTACATAAAATATGTGATCAAG gGAAGGCCTTGAGAGAAGTGAACCCAGGGAACAGCACGTTCCAGCGGCAGTGTGCTTGTACGATGGGCTACCACTGGAGCGAGGACTGCGACTGCTGTCAGCGAAATACCATGTGTGCTCCTGGACTCGGAGTCAAGCCTCCTG TGCAACAAGACAGGGACACAATGTGCATACCATGTCCCAGGGGCTActtctcaaaggtcttttcatCCACCGATGAGTGTAAATCCTGGACCAA cTGTACAGCTCTAGGAATGGAAGAAAGTGTGCCTGGGACTGACAAGTCTGATGCAGTTTGTAAAGAACGGAAGATGCCTGAGCCATCAGAAGATG GAACAAACAGGATCTTATACATGTTGATTGTCATCTTGTTTTTTGTGACACTAATTAGCATTGTCGTCTTCATCGTGTACTacaagaagaaagggaaaaagctgACAG CAGATCTACAGAACTGGGCTAATGAAGTGTGCAGCCAAATAAAAGGAACAAAG GAACCCCCCAGAGATGCATTTGTTAGTGTGAACACCACAAATGCTGCTGTACCCCAGACTGCTGAAGGCGCAAGTCTCCTGGTCCCCTCGGGCTCTCCTGTCCCTGGAAACTCATGCTGCACGTCTGGTCACACTCCTTGCAGAAATGAGAGCTCCAGCACAGAGCCTTGTGAGGCAGGAGAGTTTTCTGTGGTAACCGAGACTGATGATTACCAATTCCCACCAGTTCCCACAGAAGATGAATACATGGATAAGGATCTCAATAACACTGATTATTTATCGTTACTAAGTCGGACTGCCAGTAAAACCGTGTCATCATTTTCAGAACCAATGGAGGCAGGGGAGAATGACAGCTTGAACCAGTACTTTTCAGGTATTGGGAGCACAGAGGATGTATCAGTCTCTCAAGGCTTTCACCCTCCCTCCAGCACAGATGGGGCACGCATTGCCACGGACCAGCTTCTACAGAAATCTTGCCAACATGCCCACAGTTGCCTGAAGGAAACATGTAACAAAGACACAGATCATTTTGCAACAAACTGTGACTCAGAGAAGATCTGTGTGAGGTGTGGCATTTTGTACAGAGAATCTCCCCGAAAGTGTAGCAAATCCTATTGTGCTGCAGCTGACAGCACCTTCACCTCCCCAGAAACTGGTTCCTGTGCCCAGTGCACCTGTGGTTTGAATTTTGTCTCTGCTGGTCAGAGCACTCTAGCAAATGATCTTGGTGTGGAAGATGCACCTTCAGATAGTACCAACATGAAGTACCAGAACACAAACAGAAGCACTTCAGGGACACACAGAAGCACTTCAGGGACAAACAGCAGCACTTCAGACCTCCCTCCAGCATCTG GAAATGTGACTGGAAACAGTAACTCCACCTTTATTTCAAGTGGACAAGTAATGAATTTCAAGGGCGACATCATTGTTGTCTACCTTAGCCAAAATTCTCAGGAGGGGGCAGCGGCCTCGGGGCTGAGTGAGGAGAACGTGGGCAGCCCCGTGCAGGAGGAGAACCTCAGCCGCTGCGAGACCTTCGCCGGCAATGCCCAGCACTACAAGGAGAagtgtgcagagctgcagggtgCCCACCCGGCCCCGGGGAGCAGGGGGCCACGGTGGCCTGGTGGAGCCCTGGAACAGGAGCGAGGCCCATCCTGTGGTGGACAAGCCTCCCAGCCCatacaggaggaaggaaaactgGGACACTTCTCAGAGAAGGTGTTGAACTGA